In a single window of the Candidatus Neomarinimicrobiota bacterium genome:
- a CDS encoding glycosyltransferase family 2 protein — protein sequence MKSDTYNGYIIIPAYNAEKTLPELLERIRACCSLNIVIVDDGSDDHTAQIATQKGVHLIRHPENMGKGKALQSGFQFVLEAGGAFAVTLDADLQHPPEAIPGLVVKYAENPGTFIIGRRQRDDNMPFHRRLSNLITSFLVSRRIGLSIPDVQCGFRLIPGKYIQYLLSGSKGFVFEAEMVIRLTDKGVPVDFYPIPTIYMKGGQSSIAHIRDTLHFISMFTRSLFRRFS from the coding sequence ATGAAATCCGACACATACAATGGATACATTATCATTCCGGCTTATAATGCTGAAAAAACCCTTCCTGAGTTGCTGGAACGGATCAGGGCATGTTGTTCTCTGAATATTGTCATTGTAGACGACGGATCGGACGACCATACAGCCCAAATTGCCACTCAGAAAGGTGTCCACCTGATTCGCCATCCTGAAAATATGGGAAAAGGAAAGGCACTACAAAGCGGTTTTCAGTTTGTATTGGAAGCCGGAGGGGCGTTTGCAGTGACATTGGATGCCGATTTGCAGCATCCACCGGAAGCTATTCCCGGATTGGTGGTGAAATATGCTGAAAACCCGGGGACATTCATTATTGGCCGGCGGCAGAGGGATGATAATATGCCTTTCCATCGCCGCCTGAGCAATTTAATTACCAGCTTTCTTGTCAGTAGGCGGATTGGATTGTCAATCCCTGATGTTCAATGCGGTTTCAGGCTGATACCCGGTAAGTATATTCAATATTTGCTCTCCGGAAGCAAAGGTTTCGTTTTCGAAGCGGAAATGGTTATCCGCCTTACGGATAAAGGGGTTCCTGTGGATTTCTATCCCATTCCCACCATATATATGAAAGGGGGACAAAGCAGCATTGCCCATATTCGGGATACCCTCCATTTCATCAGCATGTTCACTCGTTCACTTTTCAGGAGATTTTCATGA
- a CDS encoding corrinoid protein: protein MELLKQIEELIVRGHIDADSRYPKDLSGQPGVREKVADALEKGISPQDILMNGLISGMKIVGEKYEKNEIFVPEMLFSAKAMKSGLNQIRPMLVGDVSVQVGTVILGTVQGDMHDIGKNLVGMMLEGAGFEVIDLGINTPASKFVESARQHPEAVIGMSALLTVTMKNMKTVIESLRSNGLENKVMIGGAPVTQSFADEIGAEGYSLNANQSVSLAKNLISA, encoded by the coding sequence ATGGAGCTTTTGAAACAGATTGAAGAACTGATTGTTCGTGGGCACATTGATGCGGATTCCCGTTATCCCAAAGATTTATCCGGTCAACCCGGTGTCCGCGAAAAAGTAGCAGATGCTCTGGAGAAAGGAATATCCCCTCAGGATATTTTAATGAACGGACTCATCAGCGGTATGAAAATCGTAGGCGAGAAATATGAAAAGAATGAGATATTTGTCCCCGAAATGCTTTTCTCAGCAAAAGCGATGAAAAGTGGTCTGAATCAGATTCGTCCCATGCTGGTGGGCGATGTAAGTGTCCAAGTGGGGACCGTCATTCTGGGAACAGTCCAGGGGGATATGCATGATATCGGAAAAAATCTCGTGGGCATGATGCTGGAAGGTGCCGGTTTTGAGGTGATTGATCTGGGGATTAATACACCCGCCTCTAAATTTGTGGAATCAGCCCGTCAGCATCCGGAAGCGGTTATCGGTATGTCCGCCCTGCTTACCGTGACCATGAAAAATATGAAAACGGTCATCGAGTCCCTTAGGTCCAACGGCCTGGAGAATAAAGTCATGATCGGCGGAGCACCCGTCACTCAGTCCTTTGCCGATGAAATTGGGGCTGAAGGATACTCTCTGAATGCCAACCAGTCCGTCTCTCTGGCCAAAAACCTGATATCAGCCTGA
- a CDS encoding transporter substrate-binding domain-containing protein, producing the protein MITPYEERYFRFLRYGSIHTLKILIILIISCIFVPPLIAEDLRGTETIPIISGCEYDYPPYCYVDADSQATGFSVELMQAALKVKGRDVAFRVGPWDDVKGWLENGEVDVLPLVGRTPEREKIFDFTFPYLFMHGAIIVHEETRDVEDLSDLRGRKVAVMKGDNAEEFLRREEYGLVIKTTRTYKDALLGLSEKKYDAVVVQRIVGLHLIQELGLKNLRIVDKPIYGFRQDFCFAVKEGDRETLALLNEGLSLVIADGTYRYLHAKWFSSLELTSRRKIIVGGDYHFPPFEFLDKEGNPSGFNVDLVHAIAREMDLDVEIHLGPWPEIREGLLKGNIDLIQGMFYSHERDILFDFTQPHMMSHYVAVVRKEVGNPPRSVQDLKAYQIAVESEDIMHEFAVEKGLKNQIKTYDNQESCLEAVLRGDVDCALVARQTVLFLIDKNNWKDLSVGQQPFMTLEYCFAVQQNNRGLLNLFSEGLTIIEKSGEYRDIYEKWLGVYPGIATDWNKVFRYVSYVAIPLIILILGAVLWVYLLRKQVALRTRELRESKENLQNILDSVVFGVMIIGFDKIIYRSNRRATELCGYERENDIVGRKCYDVSCPDRVDNCPFLDQKRNFYTFEDILFTRDGRQIPIQKSVTTITLQGKPYLLESFIDITEQKKAKDQIKKNLEEKEILLRELYHRTKNNMQVIAAFMHLQARHIKDESIKDIFRTLETKIFSMALVHKKLYESEDLSKINLKDYYHSLIELIKETYTTPEKDINISLSGDDVPVLIDVAMPLGLILNELVTNSLMYAFSERTEGRIDIHIQAGEKTLILLYSDNGTGLPEEFDLKKDSKLGIEMVRALVEQQLMGKMEIENINGLLFRFTFTEALYQRRI; encoded by the coding sequence ATGATTACACCCTATGAGGAAAGATATTTCCGGTTTTTACGGTACGGATCAATACATACCCTTAAAATATTAATCATCTTGATAATATCCTGTATTTTTGTGCCTCCGTTAATTGCTGAAGATCTCCGGGGGACGGAGACTATCCCCATTATATCCGGTTGTGAGTATGATTATCCTCCCTACTGTTATGTCGATGCAGACAGTCAGGCCACCGGTTTTTCCGTAGAACTCATGCAAGCTGCCCTGAAAGTCAAGGGGCGGGATGTCGCATTTCGCGTAGGTCCCTGGGACGATGTGAAAGGATGGCTGGAAAATGGTGAGGTAGATGTCCTCCCATTGGTCGGCCGTACACCCGAACGGGAAAAGATCTTTGATTTTACCTTTCCCTATCTGTTTATGCATGGTGCAATTATTGTCCACGAAGAGACCCGGGATGTTGAAGATCTGAGCGATCTCCGTGGACGGAAAGTCGCCGTGATGAAAGGGGATAATGCAGAAGAGTTTCTCCGCCGTGAAGAATACGGATTGGTTATCAAAACCACCCGGACATACAAAGATGCTTTACTGGGGTTATCGGAAAAGAAATATGATGCGGTTGTTGTCCAACGTATTGTAGGCCTGCACCTTATTCAGGAATTAGGACTGAAAAATCTTCGAATTGTGGATAAACCCATTTACGGGTTCAGGCAGGACTTCTGTTTTGCCGTCAAAGAGGGGGACCGGGAAACCCTTGCCCTTTTAAATGAAGGATTATCCCTTGTGATTGCCGACGGGACGTATCGCTATCTTCATGCCAAGTGGTTCTCATCACTGGAATTGACCAGCCGCCGGAAAATCATTGTCGGTGGTGATTACCACTTTCCACCCTTTGAATTTCTGGATAAAGAAGGGAATCCCAGCGGCTTTAATGTGGATCTTGTCCATGCAATAGCCAGGGAAATGGATCTGGATGTGGAAATCCATCTGGGCCCATGGCCAGAGATCCGGGAAGGATTGCTGAAGGGGAATATTGACCTCATTCAGGGGATGTTTTATTCACATGAACGGGATATTCTTTTTGATTTCACTCAGCCTCACATGATGAGTCACTATGTGGCGGTAGTCCGGAAAGAGGTGGGAAATCCTCCCCGGTCAGTGCAAGACCTCAAGGCATATCAGATCGCTGTCGAATCCGAGGACATCATGCATGAATTTGCCGTTGAAAAAGGGTTGAAAAATCAGATTAAAACTTATGATAACCAGGAGAGTTGCCTGGAAGCAGTCCTGAGGGGAGATGTGGATTGTGCTCTGGTGGCACGGCAGACGGTTTTGTTTTTGATCGATAAGAACAACTGGAAAGATCTGTCTGTAGGACAACAACCCTTTATGACTTTAGAATACTGTTTTGCCGTGCAACAGAACAACCGGGGCTTGCTGAATCTTTTCAGCGAAGGACTTACAATCATTGAGAAAAGCGGGGAATACAGGGACATTTATGAAAAATGGCTGGGGGTTTATCCTGGTATTGCCACAGACTGGAATAAGGTTTTCCGCTATGTAAGTTATGTTGCTATTCCCCTTATTATCCTCATTCTGGGTGCCGTTCTGTGGGTGTATCTGCTCCGGAAGCAGGTTGCTCTGCGGACCCGGGAACTCCGGGAATCCAAGGAAAACCTTCAGAATATTCTGGATTCGGTGGTTTTCGGGGTGATGATCATCGGGTTTGATAAGATCATCTATCGCTCAAATCGACGTGCCACAGAATTGTGCGGGTATGAACGGGAAAATGACATTGTCGGCAGAAAATGTTATGATGTTTCATGCCCGGACCGGGTGGATAATTGTCCGTTCCTTGATCAGAAAAGGAATTTTTACACATTCGAAGATATTTTATTTACCCGCGATGGTCGGCAAATCCCCATTCAAAAGAGTGTCACGACGATCACCCTTCAGGGCAAACCCTACCTCCTGGAGAGTTTTATCGATATTACTGAACAAAAGAAAGCTAAAGATCAGATCAAGAAGAATCTGGAGGAGAAGGAAATACTCCTCCGGGAGCTCTATCACAGGACAAAGAACAATATGCAGGTGATAGCCGCTTTTATGCACCTTCAGGCCCGCCATATCAAGGATGAGTCCATAAAAGACATTTTTCGGACTCTGGAAACCAAAATATTTTCCATGGCTTTGGTTCATAAAAAACTCTATGAGTCCGAAGATTTGTCAAAAATCAATCTGAAGGATTATTATCACAGTCTGATCGAACTGATTAAAGAGACCTATACCACGCCGGAAAAAGACATTAATATTTCACTGAGCGGGGATGATGTGCCTGTACTGATTGATGTTGCCATGCCGTTGGGACTCATACTCAATGAATTGGTCACCAATTCGCTGATGTATGCATTTTCAGAAAGGACCGAAGGACGGATAGACATTCACATTCAAGCCGGAGAGAAAACGCTGATTTTATTATATTCTGATAATGGGACGGGTCTTCCTGAAGAATTTGATTTAAAAAAAGACAGCAAACTCGGGATTGAAATGGTCCGGGCTCTGGTTGAACAACAACTCATGGGAAAAATGGAAATAGAAAATATCAACGGATTGTTATTCCGCTTCACTTTTACGGAAGCATTATATCAACGCCGAATTTGA
- the metA gene encoding homoserine O-succinyltransferase: MPVNVPDKLPAISALRKENIFVMTESRASHQDIRPLRLLILNLMPLKIVTETDLIRMLSNTPLQVKLELLHMSTHESKHTPREHLEQFYHTFKDIREHRYDGMIITGAPVETLSFEKVTYWEELLSIMDWTTNHVTSTLYLCWAAQAGLYHFYDVPKYPLEKKCFGIFPHTVLTKTTPLFRGFDDCFMMPHSRHTEIREEDILSVQNLKILAKSNEAGPGIIASKNGKQIFITGHPEYSANTLKKEYERDKAAKLPTEIPKNYFPKDDPSKKPHISWRAHASLLFSNWLNYYVYQETPYVWE; this comes from the coding sequence ATGCCGGTGAATGTCCCCGATAAACTCCCTGCCATTTCCGCACTTCGGAAAGAGAATATATTCGTCATGACCGAAAGCCGTGCTAGCCATCAGGATATCAGGCCTTTACGACTTTTGATATTGAATCTGATGCCACTGAAAATTGTTACGGAAACCGATCTCATCCGGATGCTTTCCAACACCCCTCTGCAGGTGAAACTGGAACTCCTTCACATGTCCACCCATGAATCCAAACACACGCCCCGTGAACATCTTGAGCAGTTTTATCATACATTTAAGGATATCCGAGAGCACCGCTATGACGGCATGATTATTACAGGCGCACCTGTTGAAACTCTGTCCTTTGAAAAAGTAACTTACTGGGAGGAGTTACTGTCCATTATGGACTGGACGACAAATCATGTAACCTCTACACTTTATCTGTGCTGGGCTGCCCAGGCCGGACTCTATCATTTTTATGATGTCCCCAAATATCCTCTCGAAAAAAAGTGTTTTGGGATATTTCCCCATACCGTCCTTACTAAAACCACTCCTCTTTTTCGTGGATTTGATGATTGTTTTATGATGCCCCACAGTCGGCATACAGAAATCCGGGAAGAGGACATATTATCTGTTCAAAACCTCAAGATTTTGGCGAAATCCAATGAAGCCGGACCGGGTATCATTGCCAGCAAAAACGGCAAACAGATTTTTATTACAGGTCATCCCGAATACAGTGCGAATACTTTGAAAAAAGAGTATGAGCGGGATAAAGCGGCTAAACTTCCCACTGAAATCCCAAAAAACTACTTTCCGAAGGATGATCCATCCAAAAAACCTCACATTTCCTGGCGGGCACATGCCAGTCTGCTTTTTTCAAACTGGCTAAACTATTATGTGTATCAGGAAACACCTTATGTGTGGGAATAG
- a CDS encoding small multi-drug export protein: protein MMWLNLWQLILVTFLPFLELRASIPYGILKLNMPWFEVYLICMLINILLAPFVYYMLHWFVDIVIKIPFIGRLYDKIVLRTQRRIHDKVEKYGEWGLALFIGVPLPGSGVYTGALAAFLLGVPPRKFMIAAIGGVLIAGTAVLIVTLTGIESLQFFLKKV from the coding sequence ATGATGTGGCTCAACCTTTGGCAACTGATTCTTGTGACCTTCCTTCCGTTTCTTGAGCTCCGGGCCAGTATCCCCTATGGAATTCTGAAATTGAATATGCCCTGGTTTGAGGTTTATCTGATCTGCATGCTAATCAATATACTCCTGGCACCCTTTGTATACTATATGCTTCACTGGTTTGTCGATATTGTGATTAAAATCCCTTTTATCGGCAGACTCTATGATAAAATTGTCCTCCGGACCCAGCGACGTATCCATGACAAGGTTGAGAAATACGGGGAATGGGGACTCGCTCTCTTTATCGGGGTCCCTCTGCCCGGATCGGGTGTATATACCGGTGCCCTGGCAGCCTTCCTCCTGGGTGTTCCCCCGCGGAAGTTCATGATTGCTGCCATCGGGGGCGTCCTAATCGCCGGTACAGCCGTTCTCATCGTGACACTCACCGGTATCGAATCTCTCCAGTTCTTCCTGAAAAAAGTCTGA
- a CDS encoding FprA family A-type flavoprotein, protein MNHGIKLTQNIFWVGVNDRRTHLFENLWPLDKGISYNAYLIRDKKNALIDTMEIGHEESYFDAIDEILDSGETVDYLIINHMEPDHSGALKLITQRYPDITLVGNRNTFKFVRGFFGDFEHILEVEEGDTLNLGNHSLTFVMTPMLHWPETMMTLETKTQILFTGDVFGSFGTLDGVLFDDEADLAVWEPEQRRYYSNIVGKYVKQTQRALEKLKKVDVKIFAPTHGLIWRRNPGHIVNLYDRWSRLEGDKGVVIVYGSMYGRTERMAEYISRELILAGIRDVIVYDASKTHLSYILSDIWKYGGLIIGSPAYNNGLFPPVEALTTKLEQLHIKNRLLALFGTATWSGGGVKNLHCFAETTKLELIHPTHEAKYRPLENDYTICREIAQNMALRLLNSEF, encoded by the coding sequence ATGAATCACGGAATCAAACTGACTCAAAACATCTTTTGGGTTGGAGTCAATGACCGGCGAACACATCTTTTCGAGAATTTATGGCCTCTGGATAAAGGTATATCCTACAATGCCTACCTGATCCGGGATAAAAAGAACGCCCTGATTGATACGATGGAGATCGGACATGAGGAATCGTATTTTGATGCCATTGATGAAATCCTGGATTCAGGAGAAACCGTGGATTATCTTATTATTAACCACATGGAACCGGATCATTCCGGCGCCCTGAAACTCATCACGCAACGATATCCGGACATCACATTAGTGGGAAACAGGAACACTTTTAAATTTGTCCGGGGATTTTTCGGGGATTTCGAGCATATCCTCGAAGTGGAAGAAGGGGACACACTGAATCTGGGTAACCATTCCCTGACATTTGTCATGACTCCCATGCTTCACTGGCCTGAAACCATGATGACCCTGGAGACAAAAACTCAAATTCTCTTTACCGGTGATGTGTTTGGAAGTTTTGGTACGTTGGACGGCGTGCTCTTTGATGATGAAGCGGATCTTGCCGTCTGGGAGCCGGAACAACGGCGCTATTATTCCAATATCGTTGGAAAATATGTCAAGCAAACCCAGCGCGCTCTTGAAAAGCTGAAGAAAGTGGATGTCAAGATATTTGCGCCTACTCACGGACTCATCTGGCGAAGGAATCCCGGCCATATTGTAAACTTATATGACCGGTGGTCTCGTCTTGAAGGAGACAAAGGGGTCGTTATTGTATATGGATCCATGTACGGACGGACTGAACGGATGGCGGAGTATATTTCCCGGGAACTTATCCTGGCCGGAATCCGGGACGTAATAGTATACGATGCATCAAAAACCCATCTTTCCTATATCCTGAGTGATATCTGGAAATACGGCGGACTTATTATTGGGAGTCCCGCCTACAATAACGGGCTTTTTCCCCCAGTAGAAGCCCTCACAACCAAACTGGAGCAGTTACACATTAAAAACCGCCTTTTAGCTCTTTTTGGAACAGCCACCTGGAGTGGTGGAGGCGTAAAAAATCTGCACTGTTTTGCTGAAACAACTAAGTTAGAACTGATTCATCCTACTCATGAAGCCAAATACCGGCCTTTGGAGAATGATTACACGATATGCCGGGAGATTGCTCAAAATATGGCTCTTAGATTATTGAATTCTGAGTTTTGA
- a CDS encoding PspC domain-containing protein, which translates to MNNRPLQRSRQDRMIAGVLAGLAGWLGWDVTALRIAFVIISLLSSVFPGILVYVILWILMPEEQ; encoded by the coding sequence ATGAATAACAGACCCTTACAGAGATCCCGTCAGGACCGAATGATTGCCGGTGTATTGGCAGGACTTGCAGGCTGGTTAGGCTGGGATGTCACTGCGCTACGGATTGCATTCGTTATTATTTCCCTCTTATCATCTGTATTTCCCGGAATCCTTGTTTACGTGATTCTGTGGATCCTGATGCCGGAAGAGCAATAA
- a CDS encoding SufE family protein, translating to MTADNLADFFSMLPGWEEKFRYIIDLGQKLPPFPEEYKKDEYRIFGCQSLVWLKSDYNDGRIHFIADADAAIVRGLIAILMVIYNHKSPEEILDFDIHAWLESVGLSSQLTPTRSNGLHAMVKRLHAFAEQAHSGH from the coding sequence ATGACAGCGGATAACCTTGCAGATTTTTTTTCCATGTTACCCGGCTGGGAGGAAAAATTCAGGTACATTATCGATTTGGGACAAAAACTTCCTCCTTTTCCCGAAGAATACAAAAAAGATGAATACCGGATTTTTGGTTGTCAGAGCCTGGTCTGGCTGAAATCGGATTACAATGACGGCCGGATTCACTTTATAGCAGATGCCGATGCAGCGATTGTCCGCGGACTGATTGCAATTCTCATGGTGATTTACAATCATAAATCACCGGAGGAAATTCTCGATTTTGATATCCACGCCTGGTTGGAATCGGTGGGACTCAGTTCTCAATTGACTCCCACGCGGAGTAACGGACTCCATGCCATGGTCAAACGTCTGCATGCTTTTGCTGAACAGGCACATTCAGGACACTAG
- a CDS encoding aminotransferase class I/II-fold pyridoxal phosphate-dependent enzyme — translation MKAKPYKFETLQLHAGHYPDPVTHARAVPIYQTSSYTFKNTRHGADLFELKEFGNIYTRIMNPTTDVFEKRMAALEGGTAAVATASGMSAQFLTLITILEAGDSIVASPYLYGGTYIQFKIALKRLGITVRFAENDTPEAMSRLIDNTTKALYTETIGNPEFSIPDFEGLSSLAKTHQIPLIIDNTFGAGGYYCRPLAHGANIVTASATKWIGGHGTSIGGILIDGGNFNWGNGNFPLFSEPSEGYHGLNFWETFGEKNPHGNIAFAIRARMEGLRDIGPALSPFNAFLLLQGLETLSLRAQRHADNALAVAQWLLNHRKIESVNYPGLPDNPYHSLAKKYLEHGYGGVLTFRIKGGKDKASELISHLNLISHLANVGDAKTLIIHPASTTHQQMTESEQRAGGIYPNMLRLSVGIEHLDDILEDLDQALKKI, via the coding sequence ATGAAAGCAAAGCCATACAAATTTGAAACATTGCAGCTTCATGCAGGGCACTATCCCGATCCTGTGACACATGCCCGGGCTGTCCCTATCTATCAAACATCCTCATATACATTTAAAAACACCCGGCACGGGGCAGATCTTTTTGAGTTGAAGGAATTCGGCAATATATACACCCGCATCATGAACCCTACAACCGATGTTTTTGAAAAACGCATGGCTGCTCTTGAAGGCGGAACTGCTGCCGTTGCCACGGCATCTGGGATGTCCGCCCAATTTTTAACTCTTATCACGATTCTGGAAGCAGGTGATTCCATCGTTGCCTCACCTTACTTATACGGCGGGACCTACATTCAGTTTAAAATTGCCTTGAAACGTTTGGGCATTACGGTCCGTTTCGCCGAAAACGATACCCCGGAAGCTATGTCACGCCTGATAGACAACACAACAAAAGCTCTTTATACGGAAACCATCGGCAATCCGGAGTTCAGCATCCCCGATTTTGAGGGTCTCTCCAGCCTTGCCAAAACACACCAAATCCCCCTGATTATTGACAACACCTTTGGTGCAGGAGGATATTACTGCCGTCCGTTGGCACACGGAGCGAACATCGTGACGGCATCAGCCACCAAATGGATCGGAGGTCATGGAACATCCATCGGAGGCATTCTGATTGACGGAGGCAATTTTAACTGGGGTAACGGTAATTTTCCTCTCTTTTCAGAACCATCCGAAGGATACCACGGACTGAATTTCTGGGAAACATTCGGTGAAAAAAATCCACATGGCAATATTGCCTTTGCCATCCGTGCCCGGATGGAAGGCCTTCGGGATATAGGCCCCGCCCTCTCCCCTTTTAACGCCTTTCTTTTGCTTCAGGGGCTGGAAACATTGAGTCTGCGGGCACAACGACATGCCGATAACGCCCTGGCCGTGGCACAATGGTTATTAAACCATCGGAAAATTGAATCGGTAAATTACCCCGGACTTCCGGATAATCCTTACCATTCCCTGGCCAAAAAATATCTGGAACACGGATACGGCGGCGTATTGACTTTTCGCATCAAAGGAGGAAAGGATAAAGCATCGGAACTGATCAGTCATTTGAATCTCATCAGTCATCTGGCTAATGTAGGCGATGCTAAAACTCTCATCATCCATCCGGCCAGTACTACTCACCAGCAGATGACTGAATCAGAACAGCGAGCCGGAGGAATTTACCCAAATATGCTCCGTCTTTCCGTTGGCATTGAACATCTTGATGACATCCTGGAGGATCTGGACCAGGCTCTTAAAAAAATATAA
- a CDS encoding response regulator: MKVLVVEDEILTAISLCMDLEDFNGEVLPPVAKGEDAVSVYKEKKPELIFMDICLAGEMDGIEAAEMIRQLNGNGTEICFMTGYVTPLIREKAMKVKPVAFLEKPFSIADIKAVYDSVVKKIKGS; the protein is encoded by the coding sequence ATGAAAGTACTCGTAGTTGAAGATGAAATTCTGACGGCTATAAGTCTGTGTATGGATCTGGAAGATTTCAATGGGGAGGTGCTGCCACCTGTTGCCAAAGGGGAAGATGCAGTCAGCGTTTACAAAGAAAAAAAGCCAGAACTGATTTTTATGGATATCTGCCTGGCCGGAGAAATGGATGGTATTGAAGCTGCAGAAATGATCAGACAGTTGAACGGGAACGGGACGGAAATTTGTTTTATGACCGGTTATGTCACACCCCTTATTCGTGAAAAAGCCATGAAAGTCAAACCGGTTGCTTTCCTGGAAAAACCCTTTTCCATTGCCGATATAAAAGCCGTTTACGATTCGGTTGTTAAGAAGATTAAAGGTTCATGA
- a CDS encoding nucleoside 2-deoxyribosyltransferase: protein MFENIRKIDFERLDKTLRNQKADAIPLIELGIHPDIKKEIAGKPVVTVQEDIQFMRSLGYDFLKVQPRIDLELNRKKAEDESKATDRSWSSEHDSLVKDWESFEAYPFPKREDINYSRLEEAGKLIPDDMGIIGQYGDIYTTVWETMGFETFSMLMYEEPELVAEMFRRIGDVIYSMFEVMAQMDFVKVLWYSDDIAYSSGLMVDPGFLREHFFPWLKKIGKLATERNIPFIYHSDGVLYDVMEDILDCGVTALHPLEPISMDIGELKDCFGEKIALCGGIDVDQLARASTDTIRDLTRKYIRIAGKNGGWAAGSSNSITEYMKTENVLTMIETVLKEGKYQD, encoded by the coding sequence ATGTTTGAAAATATTCGAAAAATTGATTTTGAACGCCTGGATAAAACTCTCCGGAATCAAAAAGCCGATGCCATTCCTTTGATTGAATTGGGAATTCATCCGGATATAAAAAAGGAAATCGCCGGAAAACCGGTGGTGACGGTACAGGAAGATATTCAGTTTATGCGTTCCCTGGGGTATGACTTCCTGAAGGTTCAGCCCCGTATCGACCTTGAATTAAACCGCAAAAAGGCTGAGGATGAGTCCAAAGCGACAGACCGGTCCTGGTCGTCGGAACATGACAGTCTTGTCAAGGATTGGGAGAGTTTTGAAGCCTACCCTTTTCCAAAACGGGAAGATATCAATTACAGCCGCCTGGAAGAAGCCGGAAAACTTATCCCCGATGATATGGGAATCATCGGCCAATATGGGGATATTTACACCACTGTCTGGGAAACTATGGGATTTGAAACTTTTTCCATGCTCATGTATGAAGAACCGGAGCTGGTGGCTGAAATGTTTCGACGAATCGGGGATGTGATTTACAGCATGTTTGAAGTGATGGCCCAGATGGATTTTGTGAAGGTCCTGTGGTATAGTGACGACATTGCCTATTCTTCCGGACTCATGGTTGATCCCGGTTTTCTCCGGGAACATTTTTTCCCCTGGCTGAAAAAAATCGGGAAATTGGCGACAGAACGGAATATTCCCTTTATCTATCATTCCGATGGTGTATTGTATGACGTTATGGAGGATATCCTGGATTGCGGCGTCACGGCACTCCACCCACTGGAGCCTATATCTATGGATATTGGTGAATTGAAGGATTGTTTTGGCGAAAAAATCGCCCTTTGCGGCGGAATAGACGTGGATCAACTGGCCCGGGCTTCCACTGATACCATTCGTGACCTGACCCGGAAATACATACGCATCGCCGGCAAAAACGGAGGCTGGGCTGCCGGCTCTTCTAATTCAATTACTGAATATATGAAGACCGAAAACGTTTTAACCATGATTGAGACCGTCCTGAAAGAAGGAAAATATCAGGATTGA